A window of the Vanessa cardui chromosome 12, ilVanCard2.1, whole genome shotgun sequence genome harbors these coding sequences:
- the LOC124534386 gene encoding myosin heavy chain, muscle isoform X32: MPKPQVQEGEDPDPTPYLFVSLEQKRIDQSKPYDGKKACWVPDEKEGFVQGEIKATKGDLVTVNLPGGETKDFKKDLVAQVNPPKYEKCEDMSNLTYLNDASVLYNLKQRYYHKLIYTYSGLFCVAINPYKRFPVYTFRCAKLYRGKRRSEVPPHIFAISDGAYVNMLTNHENQSMLITGESGAGKTENTKKVIAYFATVGAAQKKDPTQDKKGSLEDQVVQTNPVLEAFGNAKTVRNDNSSRFGKFIRIHFGPSGKLAGADIETYLLEKARVISQQALERSYHIFYQMMSGSVSGLKEMCLLSNDIYDYYIVSQGKTTIPNVDDGEECVLTDQAFDILGFTQEEKDNVYKITAAVMHMGCMKFKQRGREEQAEADGTEDGEKVAKLLGVDCQDLYKNLLKPRIKVGNEFVTQGRNKDQVTNSVGALCKGMFDRLFKWLVKKCNETLDTKQKRQHFIGVLDIAGFEIFDFNGFEQLCINFTNEKLQQFFNHHMFVLEQEEYTKEGIHWEFIDFGMDLLACIDLIEKPMGILSILEEESMFPKATDQTFVEKLNNNHLGKSAPYLKPKPPKPGCQAAHFAIGHYAGNVGYNITGWLEKNKDPLNDTVVDQFKKGANKLLVEIFADHPGQSGDAGAGGGGGKGAGGKRAKGSAFQTVSSLYREQLNNLMTTLRSTQPHFVRCIIPNELKQAGLIDSHLVMHQLTCNGVLEGIRICRKGFPNRMVYPDFKLRYMILAPAAMSAEKDPKEAARKCLEAVQLDPESYRIGHTKVFFRAGVLGQMEELRDDRLSKIVSWLQAYIRGYLSRKDFKKLQEQRLALQVVQRNLRKYLQLRTWPWWKLWQRVKPLLNVTRVEDEMAKLEEKAQKAQEAFEKEEKLRKEVEALNSKLLEEKQALLASLEGEKGSLSETQERANKLAAQKADLEGQLRDTQDRLTQEEDARNQLFQAKKKLEQEISGLKKDVEDLELSIQKSEQDKATKDHQIRNLNDEIAHQDELINKLNKEKKLQGESNQKTSEELQAAEDKVNHLNKVKQKLEQTLDELEDSLEREKKLRGDVEKQRRKVEGDLKLTQEAVSDLERNKKELEQTIQRKDKEISSLTAKLEDEQSLVSKVQKQIKELQARIEELEEEVESERQARAKAEKQRADLARELEELGERLEEAGGATSAQIELNKKREAELSKLRRDLEEANIQHESTLANLRKKHNDAVAEMGEQLDQLNKLKAKAEKERSQYFSEVNDLRAGLDHLSNEKAAQEKIVKQLQHQLNEVQGKADESNRTLNDLDAAKKKLSIENSDLLRQLEEAESQVSQLSKIKVSLTTQLEDTKRLADEEARERATLLGKFRNLEHDLDNIREQVEEEAEGKADLQRQLSKANAEAQLWRSKYESEGVARSEELEEAKRKLQARLAEAEETIESLNQKVVALEKTKQRLSTEVEDLQLEVDRATAIANAAEKKQKAFDKIIGEWKLKVDDLAAELDASQKECRNYSTELFRLKGAYEEGQEQLEAVRRENKNLADEVKDLLDQIGEGGRNIHEIEKARKRLEAEKDELQAALEEAEAALEQEENKVLRAQLELSQVRQEIDRRIQEKEEEFENTRKNHQRALDSMQASLEAEAKGKAEALRMKKKLEADINELEIALDHANKANAEAQKNIKRYQAQIKDLQTALEEEQRARDDAREQLGISERRANALQNELEESRTLLEQADRARRQAEQELGDAHEQLNELSAQSASLSAAKRKLESELQTLHSDLDELLNEAKNSEEKAKKAMVDAARLADELRAEQEHAQTQEKLRKALEQQIKELQVRLDEAEANALKGGKKAIQKLEQRVRELENELDGEQRRHADAQKNLRKAERRIKELTFQAEEDRKNHERMQDLVDKLQQKIKTYKRQIEEAEEIAALNLAKFRKAQQELEEAEERADLAEQAISKFRGKGRAGSAARGVSPAPQRTRPAFDGFGTFPPRFDLAPENDF, translated from the exons ACGTACTCGGGTCTCTTCTGTGTCGCCATCAACCCTTACAAGAGATTCCCCGTGTACACGTTCCGATGTGCCAAGCTTTACCGAGGCAAGCGTCGTTCGGAAGTGCCACCCCACATTTTCGCCATTTCCGACGGCGCCTACGTCAACATGTTGACCAACCACGAGAATCAATCTATGTTGATTAC CGGTGAGTCTGGTGCCGGAAAGACTGAGAACACGAAGAAGGTAATTGCCTACTTCGCCACCGTTGGTGCAGCGCAAAAGAAGGACCCCACCCAGGACAAGAAGGGATCCCTGGAAGACCAGGTCGTCCAAACTAACCCTGTGCTTGAAGCCTTCGGTAACGCCAAGACTGTGCGTAACGACAACTCTTCCCGTTTC GGTAAATTCATCCGTATTCACTTCGGCCCCTCTGGAAAACTGGCTGGTGCTGACATTGAGACCT ACCTGCTCGAGAAGGCTCGTGTAATTTCCCAGCAAGCCCTTGAGCGTTCCTACCACATCTTCTACCAGATGATGTCTGGTTCCGTAAGCGGTCTTAAAG AAATGTGTCTGCTGTCAAACGACATATATGATTATTACATCGTATCGCAAGGAAAAACTACAATCCCAAACGTAGATGATGGCGAGGAATGTGTTTTGACCGAT CAAGCCTTCGACATTCTTGGTTTCACCCAAGAAGAGAAGGACAATGTTTACAAGATCACCGCCGCTGTCATGCACATGGGTTGTATGAAGTTCAAGCAGAGGGGTCGTGAAGAACAGGCTGAGGCTGATGGTACTGAG GATGGTGAAAAGGTTGCCAAGCTCCTCGGTGTTGACTGCCAGGACTTGTACAAGAACTTGCTGAAGCCCCGCATCAAGGTCGGAAACGAGTTCGTGACCCAGGGTCGTAACAAGGACCAGGTCACCAACTCCGTCGGTGCCCTCTGTAAGGGAATGTTCGATCGTCTCTTCAAGTGGCTCGTCAAGAAGTGTAACGAAACCCTAGACACCAAGCAGAAGAGACAGCACTTCATCGGTGTACTGGATATTGCTGGTTTCGAAATCTTCGAC TTCAATGGGTTCGAACAACTTTGTATTAACTTCACAAATGAAAAACTGCAACAATTCTTCAACCATCACATGTTTGTGTTGGAACAAGAAGAGTACACCAAGGAGGGAATTCATTGGGAATTCATTGACTTTGGAATGGACTTACTGGCCTGCATTGACCTTATCGAAAAG CCTATGGGTATCCTCTCAATTCTTGAGGAAGAGTCTATGTTCCCGAAAGCCACTGACCAGACATTCGTTGAGAAGTTGAACAACAACCACTTGGGTAAATCTGCTCCTTACCTGAAGCCCAAACCCCCCAAGCCTGGTTGCCAAGCCGCTCACTTCGCTATTGGTCACTACGCCGGTAAT GTCGGTTACAACATCACCGGATGGCTGGAAAAGAACAAGGACCCTCTTAACGACACTGTCGTTGACCAATTCAAGAAGGGTGCCAACAAACTGTTGGTTGAAATCTTCGCTGACCATCCTGGCCAGTCTGGTGATGCTGGTGCTGGTGGTGGCGGCGGCAAGG GCGCTGGAGGCAAGCGTGCCAAGGGTTCCGCTTTCCAGACCGTGTCATCACTTTACAGG GAACAACTTAACAACTTGATGACAACGCTGAGGTCTACTCAACCTCACTTCGTGCGTTGTATCATTCCCAATGAATTGAAACAGGCTG GTCTCATCGACTCTCACCTTGTGATGCACCAGCTCACCTGTAACGGTGTGCTTGAAGGCATCCGTATTTGCCGTAAAGGTTTCCCCAACAGGATGGTCTACCCTGACTTCAAGCTCCG ttacatGATTCTTGCACCCGCCGCTATGTCTGCTGAAAAAGATCCGAAAGAGGCAGCTAGGAAGTGTCTTGAAGCAGTTCAGCTAGACCCTGAAAGCTATCGTATAGGTCACACTAAG GTATTCTTCCGCGCTGGTGTTCTGGGTCAGATGGAAGAGTTGCGTGACGACAGGCTGTCTAAGATCGTATCTTGGCTCCAGGCCTACATCCGTGGTTACCTTTCCCGTAAGGACTTCAAGAAGTTGCAGGAACAGAG ATTGGCTCTCCAAGTTGTCCAACGCAACTTGCGCAAGTACTTGCAGCTCCGCACCTGGCCATGGTGGAAACTGTGGCAGAGGGTCAAGCCCCTCCTCAACGTCACCCGCGTCGAGGATGAGATGGCG AAACTCGAGGAGAAGGCTCAAAAGGCCCAGGAGGCTTTTGAGAAGGAAGAGAAACTCCGCAAGGAGGTCGAGGCCCTCAACTCTAAGCTGCTTGAGGAGAAGCAGGCCCTGCTTGCTTCCCTTGAGGGAGAGAAGGGCTCTCTCTCTGAAACCCAGGAGCGTGCCAACAAACTCGCAGCACAAAAGGCTGATCTCGAGGGTCAACTTAGG GACACACAAGACCGTCTCACCCAGGAGGAAGATGCCCGCAACCAGCTATTCCAAGCCAAGAAGAAGTTGGAGCAGGAAATCTCCGGCCTGAAGAAGGATGTAGAAGACCTCGAACTTAGCATCCAGAAGTCTGAGCAAGACAAGGCTACCAAAGACCACCAAATCCGCAACTTGAACGATGAAATCGCCCACCAGGACGAGCTCATCAACAAGCTTAACAAGGAAAAGAAACTTCAAGGAGAATCTAACCAGAAGACCTCCGAGGAGCTGCAAGCCGCCGAAGACAAGGTCAACCACCTCAACAAGGTCAAGCAGAAGCTCGAGCAGACCCTTGATGAGCTCGAAGACTCATTGGAGCGTGAAAAGAAACTGCGCGGTGATGTTGAGAAGCAGAGGAGGAAAGTTGAAGGCGACCTTAAACTTACCCAGGAAGCCGTCTCTGACCTCGAACGCAACAAAAAGGAACTCGAACAAACTATTCAGCGCAAGGACAAGGAAATCTCATCTCTCACCGCCAAGCTCGAAGACGAACAATCTTTGGTCAGCAAGGTCCAGAAACAGATCAAGGAACTGCAAGCCCGCATCGAGGAACTGGAAGAGGAAGTCGAATCCGAACGCCAGGCCCGTGCTAAGGCTGAGAAGCAGCGCGCTGATCTCGCTCGTGAACTCGAGGAGTTGGGTGAGCGTCTCGAGGAAGCCGGTGGTGCCACCTCTGCTCAAATTGAACTCAACAAGAAGCGTGAGGCTGAGCTCAGCAAGCTCCGTCGTGACTTGGAGGAAGCTAACATCCAGCACGAGTCCACCCTCGCCAACCTCCGCAAGAAGCACAACGATGCCGTTGCGGAAATGGGTGAGCAGCTCGACCAGCTCAACAAGCTTAAGGCTAA GGCTGAGAAAGAGCGCTCTCAATACTTTAGCGAAGTCAATGACCTTCGCGCCGGTCTCGACCACTTGTCCAACGAAAAG GCTGCTCAAGAAAAGATCGTCAAGCAACTTCAACACCAGCTCAACGAGGTTCAAGGCAAGGCTGATGAATCCAACCGCACCCTCAATGACCTGGATGCCGCTAAGAAGAAGTTGTCGATTGAGAACTCCGACCTGCTCCGCCAGTTGGAGGAGGCTGAGTCCCAGGTGTCGCAGCTCTCCAAGATTAAGGTGTCGCTCACCACTCAGTTGGAGGACACCAAGAGGCTCGCTGACGAAGAGGCCAGG GAACGCGCTACTTTACTCGGCAAGTTCCGCAACCTCGAACACGACTTGGACAACATCCGCGAGCAAGTGGAAGAGGAAGCCGAAGGCAAGGCTGACCTACAACGTCAACTCTCCAAGGCTAACGCTGAAGCTCAACTCTGGCGCTCCAAGTACGAGTCCGAAGGTGTTGCTCGCTCCGAGGAACTCGAGGAAGCCAAGCGCAAACTTCAAGCCCGTCTTGCCGAAGCCGAAGAAACTATCGAGTCTCTCAACCAGAAGGTTGTTGCTCTCGAGAAGACCAAGCAACGTCTTTCCACCGAAGTCGAGGACTTGCAACTCGAGGTTGACCGTGCCACTGCCATCGCTAACGCTGCTGAGAAGAAACAGAAGGCGTTCGATAAGATCATTGGTGAATGGAAACTCAAGGTTGATGACCTTGCCGCTGAGCTTGATGCCAGCCAGAAGGAATGCCGTAACTACTCTACCGAATTATTCCGCCTTAAGGGTGCCTACGAGGAAGGTCAGGAACAACTCGAGGCCGTACGCCGTGAAAACAAGAACCTCGCTGATGAAGTCAAGGATCTCCTTGACCAGATTGGCGAAGGTGGTCGCAACATCCATGAAATTGAGAAGGCCAGGAAGCGCCTTGAAGCTGAAAAGGATGAACTCCAAGCTGCCCTCGAGGAAGCCGAAGCAGCTCTTGAGCAGGAAGAGAACAAGGTTCTGCGTGCTCAACTCGAGCTGTCTCAAGTCAGACAGGAGATCGACAGGAGGATCCAGGAGAAGGAAGAAGAATTCGAAAACACCCGCAAGAACCACCAACGTGCCTTGGACTCCATGCAAGCTTCCCTTGAAGCTGAAGCTAAGGGCAAGGCTGAGGCCCTGCGCATGAAGAAGAAGTTGGAGGCTGACATCAATGAACTCGAGATCGCTCTCGACCACGCCAACAAAGCTAACGCTGAAGCCCAGAAGAACATTAAACGTTACCAGGCACAGATCAAGGACCTCCAAACTGCCTTGGAAGAAGAACAGCGTGCTCGTGATGATGCCCGTGAACAGCTCGGAATCTCTGAGCGTCGTGCAAACGCCCTCCAAAATGAGCTCGAAGAATCTCGTACGCTCCTTGAACAGGCCGACCGTGCCCGCCGCCAAGCTGAACAAGAACTTGGTGATGCCCACGAACAGCTCAACGAACTCTCTGCTCAAAGCGCTTCCCTCTCTGCCGCTAAGAGGAAACTCGAGTCCGAGCTCCAGACCCTGCACTCTGACCTCGATGAACTCCTTAACGAGGCTAAGAACTCCGAGGAGAAGGCAAAGAAGGCTATGGTTGATGCTGCCAGGCTTGCCGATGAACTCCGTGCTGAGCAAGAACACGCCCAGACACAGGAGAAACTTCGCAAGGCACTTGAACAACAGATCAAGGAATTGCAAGTCAGGCTTGACGAAGCTGAAGCTAACGCGCTCAAGGGAGGCAAGAAGGCCATCCAGAAACTTGAACAAAGAGTCAGGGAGCTTGAAAACGAGCTCGACGGCGAACAGAGGAGGCACGCTGATGCACAGAAGAACCTGCGCAAGGCTGAGAGACGCATCAAGGAATTGACCTTCCAGGCTGAAGAAGACCGCAAGAACCACGAGCGTATGCAGGACCTGGTTGACAAACTGCAGCAGAAGATCAAGACCTACAAGAGGCAGATCGAAGAAGCCGAAGAGATCGCCGCCCTTAACTTGGCTAAGTTCCGTAAGGCACAGCAAGAATTGGAAGAAGCTGAAGAAAGGGCAGACCTTGCCGAGCAAGCTATCAGCAAATTCCGTGGCAAGGGACGCGCGGGATCAGCTGCGAGAGGAGTCAGTCCGgcg CCCCAACGTACGCGCCCCGCCTTCGACGGTTTCGGCACCTTCCCACCAAGGTTCGACCTGGCGCCCGAAAACGATTTCTAA